A window of Dromiciops gliroides isolate mDroGli1 chromosome X, mDroGli1.pri, whole genome shotgun sequence contains these coding sequences:
- the UBA1 gene encoding ubiquitin-like modifier-activating enzyme 1 isoform X2, which produces MMSSSPLSKKRRVSGPDPKPGSNCSPAHPVPSEVPTAPTNGMAKNGSEADIDEGLYSRQLYVLGHEAMKRLQTSSVLVSGLRGLGVEIAKNIILGGVKAVTLHDQGTAQWADLSSQFYLREEDVGKNRAEVSQPRLAELNAYVPVCSYTGPLTEDFLSNFQVVVLTNSPLEEQLRVGEFCHGHGIKLVVADTRGLFGQLFCDFGDDMVLTDANGEQPLSAMVSMVTKDSPGVVTCLDEARHGFESGDFVTFTEVQGMSELNGISPVEIRVLGPYTFSICDTARFSDYVRGGIVTQVKVPKKISFKSLPESLAEPEFVMTDFAKFSRPAHLHVAFQALHQFSSQRGRLPHPQNQPDAADMASLAQAIKEAASPRLLQEDLDEELVRQLAYMAAGDLAPINAFIGGLAAQEVMKACSGKFMPIMQWLYFDALECLPEDREALTEEACRPRQTRYDGQVAVFGSQLQEKLGKQRYFLVGAGAIGCELLKNFAMIGLGCGDGGEVIVTDMDTIEKSNLNRQFLFRPWDVTKLKSDTAAAAVRQMNPQMHVTSHQNRVGPDTERIYDDDFFQALDGVTNALDNVDARMYMDRRCVYYRKPLLESGTLGTKGNVQVVIPFLTESYSSSQDPPEKSIPICTLKNFPNAIEHTLQWARDEFEGLFKQPAESVNQYLTDPKFVERTLRLAGTQPLEVLEAVQRSLVLQRPRTWADCVAWACLHWHAQYANNIRQLLHNFPPEQLTSSGAPFWSGPKRCPHPLTFDVHNPLHLDYIMAAANLFAQTYGLVGSRDRTAVAALLQTVQVPEFTPKSGVKIHVSDQELQSANTSVDDSRLEELKATLPSPDKLAGFKMYPIDFEKDDDKNFHMDFIVAASNLRAENYDIPPADRHKSKLIAGKIIPAIATTTAAVVGLVCLELYKVVQGHQRLEAYKNGFLNLALPFFGFSEPIAAPRHKYYDHEWTLWDRFEVKGLQPGGEEMTLKQFLDYFKTEHKLEITMLSQGVSMLYSFFMPAAKLKERLDQPMTEIVSRVSKRKLGRHVQALVLELCCNDDSGEDVEVPYVRYTIR; this is translated from the exons ATG ATGTCCAGCTCGCCGCTGTCCAAGAAGCGTCGCGTGTCCGGGCCTGATCCAAAACCAGGTTCTAACTGCTCTCCTGCCCACCCTGTTCCCTCTGAAGTGCCCACTGCACCTACCAAC GGAATGGCCAAGAACGGGAGCGAGGCGGACATCGACGAGGGCCTGTACTCCAGGCAGCT GTATGTACTGGGCCATGAAGCCATGAAGCGACTTCAGACTTCCAGTGTCCTAGTGTCTGGGCTTCGAGGCCTAGGAGTTGAGATTGCCAAGAACATCATCCTTGGTGGAGTCAAAGCTGTTACCCTACATGACCAGGGCACTGCTCAGTGGGCTGATCTCTCTTCCCAG TTCTATCTTCGAGAAGAAGATGTGGGCAAGAACCGGGCAGAGGTTTCACAACCACGTCTGGCTGAGCTCAATGCCTATGTTCCAGTCTGTTCCTACACAGGGCCTCTCACTGAGGACTTCCTTAGCAACTTCCAG gTGGTTGTCCTCACGAACTCCCCCCTGGAGGAGCAGCTGCGTGTAGGCGAGTTCTGTCACGGTCATGGTATCAAACTTGTGGTGGCTGACACCCGGGGCCTCTTTGG GCAGCTGTTCTGTGATTTTGGTGATGATATGGTCCTGACGGATGCAAATGGGGAACAGCCACTTAGCGCTATGGTCTCCATGGTGACCAAG GATAGCCCTGGTGTGGTGACCTGCCTGGATGAGGCACGGCATGGATTTGAGAGTGGCGACTTTGTCACCTTCACTGAGGTGCAAGGCATGAGTGAGCTCAATGGCATCTCGCCTGTGGAGATCAGAGTCCTAG GTCCATACACCTTCAGCATCTGTGACACGGCCAGATTCTCTGACTACGTCCGCGGTGGGATCGTGACCCAGGTCAAAGTGCCCAAGAAGATCAGCTTT AAATCACTCCCTGAATCCCTGGCTGAGCCAGAATTTGTGATGACAGATTTTGCCAAGTTTTCTCGCCCTGCCCATCTCCATGTGGCTTTTCAGGCCCTACACCAGTTTTCCAGCCAGCGAGGGCGGCTGCCCCACCCTCAGAATCAG CCGGATGCAGCAGACATGGCGAGCCTGGCACAGGCAATCAAGGAAGCTGCCTCTCCCCGGCTGCTGCAGGAGGACTTGGATGAGGAACTGGTACGGCAGTTGGCCTACATGGCAGCCGGAGACTTGGCCCCCATAAATGCTTTCATTGGAGGCCTGGCTGCACAGGAAGTTATGAAG GCCTGCTCGGGAAAATTCATGCCCATCATGCAGTGGCTGTACTTTGATGCTCTGGAATGCCTGCCTGAAGACAGAGAGGCACTGACGGAGGAGGCTTGCCGCCCG CGCCAGACCCGCTATGATGGGCAGGTGGCTGTGTTTGGCTCTCAGCTCCAGGAGAAGCTGGGCAAGCAGAGATATTTTCTG GTTGGGGCAGGAGCCATTGGCTGTGAGCTGCTTAAGAACTTTGCCATGATTGGCCTGGGCTGCGGGGATGGCGGAGAGGTCATTGTCACAGACATGGACACTATTGAGAAATCCAACCTCAATCGGCAGTTCCTTTTCCGGCCCTGGGATGTCACG AAGCTCAAGTCTGACACGGCAGCGGCTGCTGTTCGTCAGATGAATCCACAGATGCATGTGACAAGTCACCAGAACCGCGTGGGGCCCGACACTGAGCGGATTTATGATGATGACTTCTTCCAGGCCCTGGACGGCGTGACCAACGCCTTGGACAATGTTGACGCAC GCATGTATATGGACCGTCGATGTGTGTACTACCGGAAGCCGCTGCTGGAGTCGGGCACCCTGGGGACCAAGGGCAATGTCCAGGTGGTCATCCCTTTCCTCACTGAGTCCTACAGCTCCAGCCAAGACCCCCCGGAAAAATCCATCCCCATCTGTACTCTCAAGAACTTTCCCAATGCAATTGAGCACACACTACAG TGGGCCCGGGATGAGTTTGAAGGTCTCTTCAAGCAGCCGGCAGAGAGTGTCAATCAGTACCTCAC AGACCCGAAGTTTGTGGAGCGAACACTGCGATTGGCAGGAACGCAGCCCTTGGAAGTACTGGAGGCTGTACAGCGGAGCTTGGTGCTCCAGCGCCCCCGTACCTGGGCCGACTGTGTGGCATGGGCCTGCCTTCACTGGCATGCCCAGTATGCCAACAACATCCGTCAGCTCTTGCACAATTTCCCTCCTGAGCAG CTGACAAGCTCTGGTGCCCCCTTTTGGTCTGGACCCAAGCGCTGTCCTCATCCTCTCACCTTTGATGTCCACAAC CCTTTGCATCTGGATTATATCATGGCGGCTGCCAACCTGTTTGCGCAGACCTATGGGCTGGTGGGCTCTCGGGACAGGACAGCTGTGGCTGCACTTCTCCAGACTGTGCAAGTCCCAGAATTCACCCCCAAGTCTGGTGTCAAGATCCACGTCTCTGACCAGGAGCTGCAGAGTGCCAACACTTCTGTTG ATGACAGCCGGCTAGAGGAACTGAAGGCAACGCTCCCCAGCCCAGACAAGTTAGCTGGATTCAAGATGTACCCCATTGATTTTGAGAAG GATGACGACAAGAACTTCCACATGGATTTCATCGTGGCAGCCTCCAACCTGCGGGCCGAGAACTACGACATCCCCCCTGCGGACAGGCACAAG AGCAAGCTGATCGCAGGGAAGATCATCCCGGCCATTGCCACGACCACCGCGGCTGTGGTGGGGCTCGTGTGCCTGGAGCTGTACAAGGTCGTGCAGGGCCACCAGCGGCTTGAGGCCTACAAGAATGGCTTCCTCAACCTGGCCTTGCCCTTCTTTGGTTTCTCGGAACCCATTGCAGCACCTCGTCACAAG TACTATGACCATGAGTGGACACTTTGGGATCGCTTTGAGGTCAAGGGGCTCCAACCTGGGGGCGAGGAGATGACTCTCAAGCAGTTTCTGGACTACTTCAAG ACAGAGCACAAGCTGGAGATCACAATGCTATCCCAGGGTGTGTCCATGCTGTACTCTTTCTTCATGCCAGCTGCTAAGCTCAAGGAACGGCTGGACCAGCC TATGACGGAGATTGTGAGCCGGGTGTCCAAGCGGAAGCTGGGCCGCCACGTGCAAGCGCTGGTATTGGAACTCTGCTGCAATGACGACAGTGGCGAGGATGTGGAGGTGCCATATGTGCGCTACACGATCCGCTGA
- the UBA1 gene encoding ubiquitin-like modifier-activating enzyme 1 isoform X3, whose product MSSSPLSKKRRVSGPDPKPGSNCSPAHPVPSEVPTAPTNGMAKNGSEADIDEGLYSRQLYVLGHEAMKRLQTSSVLVSGLRGLGVEIAKNIILGGVKAVTLHDQGTAQWADLSSQFYLREEDVGKNRAEVSQPRLAELNAYVPVCSYTGPLTEDFLSNFQVVVLTNSPLEEQLRVGEFCHGHGIKLVVADTRGLFGQLFCDFGDDMVLTDANGEQPLSAMVSMVTKDSPGVVTCLDEARHGFESGDFVTFTEVQGMSELNGISPVEIRVLGPYTFSICDTARFSDYVRGGIVTQVKVPKKISFKSLPESLAEPEFVMTDFAKFSRPAHLHVAFQALHQFSSQRGRLPHPQNQPDAADMASLAQAIKEAASPRLLQEDLDEELVRQLAYMAAGDLAPINAFIGGLAAQEVMKACSGKFMPIMQWLYFDALECLPEDREALTEEACRPRQTRYDGQVAVFGSQLQEKLGKQRYFLVGAGAIGCELLKNFAMIGLGCGDGGEVIVTDMDTIEKSNLNRQFLFRPWDVTKLKSDTAAAAVRQMNPQMHVTSHQNRVGPDTERIYDDDFFQALDGVTNALDNVDARMYMDRRCVYYRKPLLESGTLGTKGNVQVVIPFLTESYSSSQDPPEKSIPICTLKNFPNAIEHTLQWARDEFEGLFKQPAESVNQYLTDPKFVERTLRLAGTQPLEVLEAVQRSLVLQRPRTWADCVAWACLHWHAQYANNIRQLLHNFPPEQLTSSGAPFWSGPKRCPHPLTFDVHNPLHLDYIMAAANLFAQTYGLVGSRDRTAVAALLQTVQVPEFTPKSGVKIHVSDQELQSANTSVDDSRLEELKATLPSPDKLAGFKMYPIDFEKDDDKNFHMDFIVAASNLRAENYDIPPADRHKSKLIAGKIIPAIATTTAAVVGLVCLELYKVVQGHQRLEAYKNGFLNLALPFFGFSEPIAAPRHKYYDHEWTLWDRFEVKGLQPGGEEMTLKQFLDYFKTEHKLEITMLSQGVSMLYSFFMPAAKLKERLDQPMTEIVSRVSKRKLGRHVQALVLELCCNDDSGEDVEVPYVRYTIR is encoded by the exons ATGTCCAGCTCGCCGCTGTCCAAGAAGCGTCGCGTGTCCGGGCCTGATCCAAAACCAGGTTCTAACTGCTCTCCTGCCCACCCTGTTCCCTCTGAAGTGCCCACTGCACCTACCAAC GGAATGGCCAAGAACGGGAGCGAGGCGGACATCGACGAGGGCCTGTACTCCAGGCAGCT GTATGTACTGGGCCATGAAGCCATGAAGCGACTTCAGACTTCCAGTGTCCTAGTGTCTGGGCTTCGAGGCCTAGGAGTTGAGATTGCCAAGAACATCATCCTTGGTGGAGTCAAAGCTGTTACCCTACATGACCAGGGCACTGCTCAGTGGGCTGATCTCTCTTCCCAG TTCTATCTTCGAGAAGAAGATGTGGGCAAGAACCGGGCAGAGGTTTCACAACCACGTCTGGCTGAGCTCAATGCCTATGTTCCAGTCTGTTCCTACACAGGGCCTCTCACTGAGGACTTCCTTAGCAACTTCCAG gTGGTTGTCCTCACGAACTCCCCCCTGGAGGAGCAGCTGCGTGTAGGCGAGTTCTGTCACGGTCATGGTATCAAACTTGTGGTGGCTGACACCCGGGGCCTCTTTGG GCAGCTGTTCTGTGATTTTGGTGATGATATGGTCCTGACGGATGCAAATGGGGAACAGCCACTTAGCGCTATGGTCTCCATGGTGACCAAG GATAGCCCTGGTGTGGTGACCTGCCTGGATGAGGCACGGCATGGATTTGAGAGTGGCGACTTTGTCACCTTCACTGAGGTGCAAGGCATGAGTGAGCTCAATGGCATCTCGCCTGTGGAGATCAGAGTCCTAG GTCCATACACCTTCAGCATCTGTGACACGGCCAGATTCTCTGACTACGTCCGCGGTGGGATCGTGACCCAGGTCAAAGTGCCCAAGAAGATCAGCTTT AAATCACTCCCTGAATCCCTGGCTGAGCCAGAATTTGTGATGACAGATTTTGCCAAGTTTTCTCGCCCTGCCCATCTCCATGTGGCTTTTCAGGCCCTACACCAGTTTTCCAGCCAGCGAGGGCGGCTGCCCCACCCTCAGAATCAG CCGGATGCAGCAGACATGGCGAGCCTGGCACAGGCAATCAAGGAAGCTGCCTCTCCCCGGCTGCTGCAGGAGGACTTGGATGAGGAACTGGTACGGCAGTTGGCCTACATGGCAGCCGGAGACTTGGCCCCCATAAATGCTTTCATTGGAGGCCTGGCTGCACAGGAAGTTATGAAG GCCTGCTCGGGAAAATTCATGCCCATCATGCAGTGGCTGTACTTTGATGCTCTGGAATGCCTGCCTGAAGACAGAGAGGCACTGACGGAGGAGGCTTGCCGCCCG CGCCAGACCCGCTATGATGGGCAGGTGGCTGTGTTTGGCTCTCAGCTCCAGGAGAAGCTGGGCAAGCAGAGATATTTTCTG GTTGGGGCAGGAGCCATTGGCTGTGAGCTGCTTAAGAACTTTGCCATGATTGGCCTGGGCTGCGGGGATGGCGGAGAGGTCATTGTCACAGACATGGACACTATTGAGAAATCCAACCTCAATCGGCAGTTCCTTTTCCGGCCCTGGGATGTCACG AAGCTCAAGTCTGACACGGCAGCGGCTGCTGTTCGTCAGATGAATCCACAGATGCATGTGACAAGTCACCAGAACCGCGTGGGGCCCGACACTGAGCGGATTTATGATGATGACTTCTTCCAGGCCCTGGACGGCGTGACCAACGCCTTGGACAATGTTGACGCAC GCATGTATATGGACCGTCGATGTGTGTACTACCGGAAGCCGCTGCTGGAGTCGGGCACCCTGGGGACCAAGGGCAATGTCCAGGTGGTCATCCCTTTCCTCACTGAGTCCTACAGCTCCAGCCAAGACCCCCCGGAAAAATCCATCCCCATCTGTACTCTCAAGAACTTTCCCAATGCAATTGAGCACACACTACAG TGGGCCCGGGATGAGTTTGAAGGTCTCTTCAAGCAGCCGGCAGAGAGTGTCAATCAGTACCTCAC AGACCCGAAGTTTGTGGAGCGAACACTGCGATTGGCAGGAACGCAGCCCTTGGAAGTACTGGAGGCTGTACAGCGGAGCTTGGTGCTCCAGCGCCCCCGTACCTGGGCCGACTGTGTGGCATGGGCCTGCCTTCACTGGCATGCCCAGTATGCCAACAACATCCGTCAGCTCTTGCACAATTTCCCTCCTGAGCAG CTGACAAGCTCTGGTGCCCCCTTTTGGTCTGGACCCAAGCGCTGTCCTCATCCTCTCACCTTTGATGTCCACAAC CCTTTGCATCTGGATTATATCATGGCGGCTGCCAACCTGTTTGCGCAGACCTATGGGCTGGTGGGCTCTCGGGACAGGACAGCTGTGGCTGCACTTCTCCAGACTGTGCAAGTCCCAGAATTCACCCCCAAGTCTGGTGTCAAGATCCACGTCTCTGACCAGGAGCTGCAGAGTGCCAACACTTCTGTTG ATGACAGCCGGCTAGAGGAACTGAAGGCAACGCTCCCCAGCCCAGACAAGTTAGCTGGATTCAAGATGTACCCCATTGATTTTGAGAAG GATGACGACAAGAACTTCCACATGGATTTCATCGTGGCAGCCTCCAACCTGCGGGCCGAGAACTACGACATCCCCCCTGCGGACAGGCACAAG AGCAAGCTGATCGCAGGGAAGATCATCCCGGCCATTGCCACGACCACCGCGGCTGTGGTGGGGCTCGTGTGCCTGGAGCTGTACAAGGTCGTGCAGGGCCACCAGCGGCTTGAGGCCTACAAGAATGGCTTCCTCAACCTGGCCTTGCCCTTCTTTGGTTTCTCGGAACCCATTGCAGCACCTCGTCACAAG TACTATGACCATGAGTGGACACTTTGGGATCGCTTTGAGGTCAAGGGGCTCCAACCTGGGGGCGAGGAGATGACTCTCAAGCAGTTTCTGGACTACTTCAAG ACAGAGCACAAGCTGGAGATCACAATGCTATCCCAGGGTGTGTCCATGCTGTACTCTTTCTTCATGCCAGCTGCTAAGCTCAAGGAACGGCTGGACCAGCC TATGACGGAGATTGTGAGCCGGGTGTCCAAGCGGAAGCTGGGCCGCCACGTGCAAGCGCTGGTATTGGAACTCTGCTGCAATGACGACAGTGGCGAGGATGTGGAGGTGCCATATGTGCGCTACACGATCCGCTGA
- the UBA1 gene encoding ubiquitin-like modifier-activating enzyme 1 isoform X1, with protein MVPPAPGPGTPSSALSPSLRKPGLLGSGSEVSSGSRSSTGSSSRGRLGLGGSGPEEGMSSSPLSKKRRVSGPDPKPGSNCSPAHPVPSEVPTAPTNGMAKNGSEADIDEGLYSRQLYVLGHEAMKRLQTSSVLVSGLRGLGVEIAKNIILGGVKAVTLHDQGTAQWADLSSQFYLREEDVGKNRAEVSQPRLAELNAYVPVCSYTGPLTEDFLSNFQVVVLTNSPLEEQLRVGEFCHGHGIKLVVADTRGLFGQLFCDFGDDMVLTDANGEQPLSAMVSMVTKDSPGVVTCLDEARHGFESGDFVTFTEVQGMSELNGISPVEIRVLGPYTFSICDTARFSDYVRGGIVTQVKVPKKISFKSLPESLAEPEFVMTDFAKFSRPAHLHVAFQALHQFSSQRGRLPHPQNQPDAADMASLAQAIKEAASPRLLQEDLDEELVRQLAYMAAGDLAPINAFIGGLAAQEVMKACSGKFMPIMQWLYFDALECLPEDREALTEEACRPRQTRYDGQVAVFGSQLQEKLGKQRYFLVGAGAIGCELLKNFAMIGLGCGDGGEVIVTDMDTIEKSNLNRQFLFRPWDVTKLKSDTAAAAVRQMNPQMHVTSHQNRVGPDTERIYDDDFFQALDGVTNALDNVDARMYMDRRCVYYRKPLLESGTLGTKGNVQVVIPFLTESYSSSQDPPEKSIPICTLKNFPNAIEHTLQWARDEFEGLFKQPAESVNQYLTDPKFVERTLRLAGTQPLEVLEAVQRSLVLQRPRTWADCVAWACLHWHAQYANNIRQLLHNFPPEQLTSSGAPFWSGPKRCPHPLTFDVHNPLHLDYIMAAANLFAQTYGLVGSRDRTAVAALLQTVQVPEFTPKSGVKIHVSDQELQSANTSVDDSRLEELKATLPSPDKLAGFKMYPIDFEKDDDKNFHMDFIVAASNLRAENYDIPPADRHKSKLIAGKIIPAIATTTAAVVGLVCLELYKVVQGHQRLEAYKNGFLNLALPFFGFSEPIAAPRHKYYDHEWTLWDRFEVKGLQPGGEEMTLKQFLDYFKTEHKLEITMLSQGVSMLYSFFMPAAKLKERLDQPMTEIVSRVSKRKLGRHVQALVLELCCNDDSGEDVEVPYVRYTIR; from the exons ATGGTACCTCCCGCTCCAGGCCCGGGGACCCCAAGTTCCGCGCTCAGCCCATCGCTACGCAAGCCGGGGCTCCTCGGCAGCGGCAGCGAAGTCAGCTCTGGCTCCCGCTCCAGCACCGGCTCCAGCTCTAGGGGAAGGCTAGGCCTCGGCGGCTCCGGGCCGGAGGAGGGG ATGTCCAGCTCGCCGCTGTCCAAGAAGCGTCGCGTGTCCGGGCCTGATCCAAAACCAGGTTCTAACTGCTCTCCTGCCCACCCTGTTCCCTCTGAAGTGCCCACTGCACCTACCAAC GGAATGGCCAAGAACGGGAGCGAGGCGGACATCGACGAGGGCCTGTACTCCAGGCAGCT GTATGTACTGGGCCATGAAGCCATGAAGCGACTTCAGACTTCCAGTGTCCTAGTGTCTGGGCTTCGAGGCCTAGGAGTTGAGATTGCCAAGAACATCATCCTTGGTGGAGTCAAAGCTGTTACCCTACATGACCAGGGCACTGCTCAGTGGGCTGATCTCTCTTCCCAG TTCTATCTTCGAGAAGAAGATGTGGGCAAGAACCGGGCAGAGGTTTCACAACCACGTCTGGCTGAGCTCAATGCCTATGTTCCAGTCTGTTCCTACACAGGGCCTCTCACTGAGGACTTCCTTAGCAACTTCCAG gTGGTTGTCCTCACGAACTCCCCCCTGGAGGAGCAGCTGCGTGTAGGCGAGTTCTGTCACGGTCATGGTATCAAACTTGTGGTGGCTGACACCCGGGGCCTCTTTGG GCAGCTGTTCTGTGATTTTGGTGATGATATGGTCCTGACGGATGCAAATGGGGAACAGCCACTTAGCGCTATGGTCTCCATGGTGACCAAG GATAGCCCTGGTGTGGTGACCTGCCTGGATGAGGCACGGCATGGATTTGAGAGTGGCGACTTTGTCACCTTCACTGAGGTGCAAGGCATGAGTGAGCTCAATGGCATCTCGCCTGTGGAGATCAGAGTCCTAG GTCCATACACCTTCAGCATCTGTGACACGGCCAGATTCTCTGACTACGTCCGCGGTGGGATCGTGACCCAGGTCAAAGTGCCCAAGAAGATCAGCTTT AAATCACTCCCTGAATCCCTGGCTGAGCCAGAATTTGTGATGACAGATTTTGCCAAGTTTTCTCGCCCTGCCCATCTCCATGTGGCTTTTCAGGCCCTACACCAGTTTTCCAGCCAGCGAGGGCGGCTGCCCCACCCTCAGAATCAG CCGGATGCAGCAGACATGGCGAGCCTGGCACAGGCAATCAAGGAAGCTGCCTCTCCCCGGCTGCTGCAGGAGGACTTGGATGAGGAACTGGTACGGCAGTTGGCCTACATGGCAGCCGGAGACTTGGCCCCCATAAATGCTTTCATTGGAGGCCTGGCTGCACAGGAAGTTATGAAG GCCTGCTCGGGAAAATTCATGCCCATCATGCAGTGGCTGTACTTTGATGCTCTGGAATGCCTGCCTGAAGACAGAGAGGCACTGACGGAGGAGGCTTGCCGCCCG CGCCAGACCCGCTATGATGGGCAGGTGGCTGTGTTTGGCTCTCAGCTCCAGGAGAAGCTGGGCAAGCAGAGATATTTTCTG GTTGGGGCAGGAGCCATTGGCTGTGAGCTGCTTAAGAACTTTGCCATGATTGGCCTGGGCTGCGGGGATGGCGGAGAGGTCATTGTCACAGACATGGACACTATTGAGAAATCCAACCTCAATCGGCAGTTCCTTTTCCGGCCCTGGGATGTCACG AAGCTCAAGTCTGACACGGCAGCGGCTGCTGTTCGTCAGATGAATCCACAGATGCATGTGACAAGTCACCAGAACCGCGTGGGGCCCGACACTGAGCGGATTTATGATGATGACTTCTTCCAGGCCCTGGACGGCGTGACCAACGCCTTGGACAATGTTGACGCAC GCATGTATATGGACCGTCGATGTGTGTACTACCGGAAGCCGCTGCTGGAGTCGGGCACCCTGGGGACCAAGGGCAATGTCCAGGTGGTCATCCCTTTCCTCACTGAGTCCTACAGCTCCAGCCAAGACCCCCCGGAAAAATCCATCCCCATCTGTACTCTCAAGAACTTTCCCAATGCAATTGAGCACACACTACAG TGGGCCCGGGATGAGTTTGAAGGTCTCTTCAAGCAGCCGGCAGAGAGTGTCAATCAGTACCTCAC AGACCCGAAGTTTGTGGAGCGAACACTGCGATTGGCAGGAACGCAGCCCTTGGAAGTACTGGAGGCTGTACAGCGGAGCTTGGTGCTCCAGCGCCCCCGTACCTGGGCCGACTGTGTGGCATGGGCCTGCCTTCACTGGCATGCCCAGTATGCCAACAACATCCGTCAGCTCTTGCACAATTTCCCTCCTGAGCAG CTGACAAGCTCTGGTGCCCCCTTTTGGTCTGGACCCAAGCGCTGTCCTCATCCTCTCACCTTTGATGTCCACAAC CCTTTGCATCTGGATTATATCATGGCGGCTGCCAACCTGTTTGCGCAGACCTATGGGCTGGTGGGCTCTCGGGACAGGACAGCTGTGGCTGCACTTCTCCAGACTGTGCAAGTCCCAGAATTCACCCCCAAGTCTGGTGTCAAGATCCACGTCTCTGACCAGGAGCTGCAGAGTGCCAACACTTCTGTTG ATGACAGCCGGCTAGAGGAACTGAAGGCAACGCTCCCCAGCCCAGACAAGTTAGCTGGATTCAAGATGTACCCCATTGATTTTGAGAAG GATGACGACAAGAACTTCCACATGGATTTCATCGTGGCAGCCTCCAACCTGCGGGCCGAGAACTACGACATCCCCCCTGCGGACAGGCACAAG AGCAAGCTGATCGCAGGGAAGATCATCCCGGCCATTGCCACGACCACCGCGGCTGTGGTGGGGCTCGTGTGCCTGGAGCTGTACAAGGTCGTGCAGGGCCACCAGCGGCTTGAGGCCTACAAGAATGGCTTCCTCAACCTGGCCTTGCCCTTCTTTGGTTTCTCGGAACCCATTGCAGCACCTCGTCACAAG TACTATGACCATGAGTGGACACTTTGGGATCGCTTTGAGGTCAAGGGGCTCCAACCTGGGGGCGAGGAGATGACTCTCAAGCAGTTTCTGGACTACTTCAAG ACAGAGCACAAGCTGGAGATCACAATGCTATCCCAGGGTGTGTCCATGCTGTACTCTTTCTTCATGCCAGCTGCTAAGCTCAAGGAACGGCTGGACCAGCC TATGACGGAGATTGTGAGCCGGGTGTCCAAGCGGAAGCTGGGCCGCCACGTGCAAGCGCTGGTATTGGAACTCTGCTGCAATGACGACAGTGGCGAGGATGTGGAGGTGCCATATGTGCGCTACACGATCCGCTGA